GGAGAATATACTGGAGAACTGATCACTCATGATGAAGCTAATGAGCGTGGGAGAATAGAAGATCGGATTGGTTCTTCCTACCTCTTTACCTTGAATGATCAGGTAACTTCAGAATAATTTTGAAGTAACGTTTTAATCATTCGCGGGTTACACATCTATTCGAATCAAAgtaacatttattttacaGCTCGAAATCGATGCTCGCCGTAAAGGAAACGAGTTCAAATTTCTCAATCACTCAGCAAGACCTAACTGCTACGCCAAGGTACTAAGCCGTTATACTTTATCTTGAACAAATACTAAcattatacaaacaaaaatacttaTGTTAGTTTCTTTAGTTAAATCGTGTATCAACTTTACTCGTCGTTGATTGGTTTTCATATTGAAGATATTCCAAGAAACTCAAACtcattttaaatgattttttcttgtcgAGAAAATTTAGGTTACGAAAATTTATGGTTTCGTGTGCAGTTGATGATTGTGAGAGGAGATCAGAGGATTGGTCTATTTGCGGAGAGAGCAATCGAAGAAGGTGAGGAGCTTTTCTTCGACTACTGCTATGGACCAGAACATGCGGATTGGTCGCGTGGTCGAGAACCTAGAAAGACTGGTGCTTCTAAAAGGTCTAAGGAAGCCCGTCCAGCTCGTTAGTTTTTGATCTGAGGAGAAGCAGCAATTCAAGCAGTcctttttttatgttatggtATATCAATTAATAATGTAATGCTATTTTGTGTtactaaaccaaaacttaagtttctgttttatttgttttagggtgttttgtttgtatcatATGTGTCTTAACtttcaaagttttctttttgtatttcaatttaaaaacaatgtttATGTTGTTAGTTTGCATAGAcctttggaaaaaaaaagctttgcACAACTTTACATTTATTTAGTCTTCATTTAGCGAAAAATCACATAACACAAGTCTGTGGTACGTAATgtacaaaaatgtcaaaataatgggttttatcattaaaaaaaaatattggttaTGAATGAAGTATAGTTAGAATTTTAGGTATTAGCTCGTTTGGTTTTAAAACGTTTTTCGAGATTTAATTTTGTAGTCTATTGAGTAATACATGGAAGAATCATCAACAAAGTGGCTGTAGCTTACGAAAGGTTTTACTTTAATGTAAATATGTATTTGATGCATCTAACATTTAGTatctaaacaaataaaaacaaaaaaaaagaaaaaagctctTTAAAATCCGAAAGtaactattttcaaaaaatctaaattataaacttaaatGTTTGGAATCGCGAACGACTATTGCTAAATATAAATGCTAAATATacatgaagatgtgaaaaacatgttggatttgtgGAATCGTTAATGACCACGGTTAAATGgcgggatccaaaatccggttagatttCACAATGTCATATTacgtcatattaatttagtatttataaaaaaaaccttttaaaaaaaatgagttgaaaatcttttaagaaaataaaaaataaaataaatgctaaatatacatgaagatgtgaaaaacatgttggatttgtgGAATCGTTAATGACCACGGTTAAATGGCGGGATCCAAAATCTGGTTAGATTTCACAACGccatattaatttagtatttataaaaaaacttttttaaaaaaatgagttaaaatcttttaaaaaaataaaataaaaaataaatgctaaatatacatgaagatgtgaaaacatgttggatttgtAGAATCGCTAATGACCACGGTTAAATGGCGGGATCCAAAATCTGGTTAGATTTCACAatgtcatattaatttaatatttataaaaaaactttttttaaaaatgagttgaaaatcttttaagaaaataaaataaaaaataaatgctaaatgtatgaagatgtgaaaaacatgttggatttgtgGAATCGCTAATGACCACGGTTAAATGGCGGGATCCAAAATCTGGTTAGATTTCACAACGccatattaatttagtatttataaaaaaacttttttaaaaaaatgagttaaaatcttttaaaaaaataaaataaaaaataaatgctaaatatacatgaagatgtgaaaaacatgttggatttgtgGAATCGCTAATGACCACGGTTAAATGGCGGGATCCAAAATCTGGTTAGATTTCACAatgtcatattaatttaatatttataaaaaagcttttttaaaaaaatgagttgaaaatcttttaagaaaataaaataaaaaataaatgctaaatgtatgaagatgtgaaaaacatgttggatttgtgGAATCGCTAATGACCACGGTTAAATGGCGGGATCCAAAATTCGGTTAGATTTCACaacgtcatattaatttagtatttatgtaaaaactttaaaaaactgagttgaaaatctttataaaaaaaaaaaatgctaaaatatacatgaagatgtgaaaaacatgttggatttgtgGAATCGCTAATGACCACGGTTAAATGAcgggatccaaaatccaatTAGATTTCATaacgtcatattaatttagcatttataaaactttttaaaaaataaaataaaagattttgaaacaATCCGatcatcaaataaataaaaaacattttacaactaaaatcaatatttattttttgtaaaaaagaataagaaagagaGTATAGAAAGTCGTTACCAAGCAATAGCAAAATATGGTGTATATCACGAATCCAAACAATCTTGCGGCTGCACCCACTGATTTGGCGAATCAAGAATATGAACctacaataataataagaagaaagctaaaggttaattaaaataatttaacaaacaaagtGATAACAGACAAGAAAACCGCAAATTAGGTCAATTTCGTAAAACTGACTTCAAGAGCAAACCCTAGTTCCTCTCATGAAATTGCGTTTATTATTGATTGACCTATAACCTAAAGAGACTTTCTTTTTGCAGCAGCAAGTTGCgctaaaattataaatccaaGGTTCCAAGAGATCAAAATAGAAGCAACAAACCTGAATCTCGTCATAACGACGCATATGATGCATCATCCATGGTTTGCGTCACCACCTCCGACTGTCGGTCCATGATTTGGTAAAGATCGTGAAAcgcaaaaaaacagagacgGAAAATAAGAACGGTGGTGAAATCTTTAATCGTGTGATCAAACGGATCCGATGACATTGGCGCGGATGGTCATCGAGCTTTTGACGTTCTCGTGATCGGTGAGTTCTCTTTGTAAGAGAGGAATAGAACttgatcaagaagaaacagagactaaaaagaaagaagaagaagaagaagaagaagaaggtggatttttgttttcgaagAAAGAGgacttttgttatatatagagagaaaggttgccaacggaaaaaaaaagataggtTGGGTTAAATTGTtccaagaaaaggaaattactCATACCAAtatagaaaaaggaaattgtttATATCGATAATAAAAAGTGACCGTTACAAcaatcatatcatatatttattttttactgcCCTTGATGTGAATTGAGGTGACTTGCGTTTGTTGTAGTTAATTAGAGATTCAAACAATTGATTACTGcagatgatttaaaaaaaggCCAAGATTAAAACGCAAACTTTAAAGTTGCTTCGATTCCGGTTAAGACTATATGCAGTTTCAGTTTCCTTGATTTaggatttttctttgtttgtggtatatcataagaaaaaacaacagatattattttgattcttCCATATATCATCTCTGAGTGACTCTGTTATTTTAAGGATATGTTTTCCATTCTAAGTACTTCTCTACGCTTTCAAGGCCACAAAGCTGCTTCACCACCGGCAGCAGCTTCAATCTTCTTAAAGTAAACAAACAGAAACGCCAATTAACCAACCTGTGATAGAACATTAAGTGCACATCCAGAATCCGGACCAAAACCAAGCTAATTACCTGTCCTAAATCAATAGCAGGATTAAGGCTTTTACCACAGTCATAGATAATATCTGATCTTATAAATTCTGTTTTTCCTGTCACAAGGTCAACCTCCACCTGcacatttttacatatatatattcaaattttactgattttatctCAGGGAATGGTTTAAAATATTGGCTATGAGATTCACCTCACTCGCTCCAATTCCATAGTTGAGATATTCTGCAGAAGAGGACTCTGGCTTATAAAAGGTTCGAGCTGAATTTTCTAGTCTGTTCTCAACTGAATTTTTCACTCAGTGACAATCTATATCCAACTTAGATCAACATGATTATTAAcgtttattaattaatacatGGAAAAACATCAACAAAGTGGCTGTAGTTTAGTGGTAAGAATTCCACGTTGTGGCCGTGGAGACCTGGGCTCGAATCCCAGCAGCCACAcactttaagtttttttcatcatttccTTCATACAAGGGTTTTTTCGTCATTTATGACCTTAAATCGTCAGTAGATCTTGACCGTCCATCTATCCACCTGTCCTCACGCtatctttattttgattaaCTCGACGCAACggaaatcaaatcaaattggGCTTtgtgaacccaaaaaaatacactTGGGCTATTCCAATTTATTCATTCCCACTGGGCCGAATCGTTATCTCTTCATGTAAGATCTTTCATTTTCCCTTTGGTTTACCGTTTTACCATAAGTTTCCATGAACACAGAAACACTTCATCTAGAAGATAATGCTGAAGTCTTTTATTCTGTAATTTATGTTTGGagatttaattaaaatctatGTATAATACTTAACATAATTTACATTTGCTAATGGTTTCATATTCCTATTTTTGTGGGGTATATTTCTGAATAGAGGTTTGAACAAAAAGGAAGTAAAAATTCAAGCtatatgttgttgttgctcttcctcctccaaaccatgatcttcttctt
This sequence is a window from Arabidopsis thaliana chromosome 1 sequence. Protein-coding genes within it:
- a CDS encoding Aldehyde oxidase/xanthine dehydrogenase, molybdopterin binding protein (Aldehyde oxidase/xanthine dehydrogenase, molybdopterin binding protein; FUNCTIONS IN: oxidoreductase activity, aldehyde oxidase activity; INVOLVED IN: oxidation reduction; LOCATED IN: cellular_component unknown; CONTAINS InterPro DOMAIN/s: Aldehyde oxidase/xanthine dehydrogenase, molybdopterin binding (InterPro:IPR008274); BEST Arabidopsis thaliana protein match is: aldehyde oxidase 4 (TAIR:AT1G04580.1); Has 1946 Blast hits to 1943 proteins in 514 species: Archae - 0; Bacteria - 697; Metazoa - 537; Fungi - 88; Plants - 177; Viruses - 0; Other Eukaryotes - 447 (source: NCBI BLink).), whose protein sequence is MTKKPLYEGNDEKNLKCVAAGIRAQPESSSAEYLNYGIGASEVEVDLVTGKTEFIRSDIIYDCGKSLNPAIDLGQKIEAAAGGEAALWP